The Chitinophagales bacterium genome contains a region encoding:
- a CDS encoding amidohydrolase family protein encodes MRKFSANLVLPVSAPPIINGVVVTGDDGTILHVGERDAFDLSSIEIAEGIICPGFINAHCHVELSYMQDKIAAGRGIAQFIIDLIDYRNSFPVEHANDFEALISSAGELAMTEMLANGIVGVGDISNDSYTFISKANSPLRFHTFIECFGFYPEKAEKYFEYSLSLFHKAMALHLAASVTPHAPYSVPPELFQKIFSFRHNHPPLFSYHNQESDAEASFFKNGTGGFEQVLQHFNIPSTVFFPTGKNSLQSVIDYFPQDHKVLFVHNTTADANDVATIAGQLPGAYFCFCPNANLYIEKRLPHFPLFAGYPDRICIGTDSYASNHQLSILEEIKTMQKYDPSLSTAELIRWSTLNGARFFGWDQQLGSIEPGKKPGLNLLSHVTAGYNLTENTAINKLI; translated from the coding sequence GTGCGAAAATTTTCTGCAAACCTCGTGCTCCCTGTTTCGGCTCCACCCATCATCAATGGCGTGGTGGTGACAGGCGATGACGGCACCATCCTTCACGTGGGCGAACGGGATGCATTCGATCTTTCCTCTATTGAAATAGCGGAAGGAATCATCTGCCCCGGATTTATCAATGCACATTGCCATGTCGAGCTCTCTTATATGCAAGACAAAATCGCGGCGGGAAGAGGCATTGCGCAATTTATTATCGACCTGATTGATTACCGCAACAGTTTCCCGGTTGAGCATGCAAATGACTTCGAAGCGCTGATATCATCAGCCGGCGAACTTGCGATGACGGAAATGCTTGCAAACGGCATTGTGGGTGTAGGCGATATATCCAACGACAGCTACACTTTTATCAGTAAAGCAAACAGCCCCTTACGCTTTCATACTTTTATCGAATGCTTCGGATTTTATCCTGAAAAGGCAGAAAAGTATTTCGAGTATTCGCTCAGTCTCTTTCATAAAGCAATGGCGCTGCACCTTGCAGCATCAGTTACGCCGCATGCACCCTACAGTGTGCCGCCGGAGCTGTTTCAAAAAATATTTTCTTTCCGCCACAATCATCCGCCACTCTTCAGCTATCATAACCAGGAATCTGATGCGGAGGCATCCTTCTTCAAAAACGGCACCGGCGGTTTCGAACAGGTGCTTCAGCATTTCAATATTCCGTCCACTGTATTTTTTCCTACCGGGAAAAACAGCCTGCAATCTGTAATAGATTACTTTCCGCAAGACCATAAAGTATTATTCGTGCATAATACAACGGCTGATGCAAATGACGTGGCAACGATTGCCGGTCAGCTGCCGGGCGCTTACTTTTGCTTCTGCCCGAATGCCAATCTTTATATTGAAAAACGGCTGCCGCACTTTCCGCTTTTTGCCGGCTACCCTGATCGCATTTGTATCGGAACAGACAGCTATGCATCGAATCATCAGCTCTCCATCCTCGAAGAAATCAAGACGATGCAAAAATATGATCCGTCATTAAGCACCGCCGAACTGATCAGGTGGAGCACACTCAATGGCGCAAGGTTTTTCGGCTGGGATCAGCAGCTGGGAAGTATTGAACCGGGAAAGAAACCCGGCCTGAACCTGCTGAGTCATGTCACGGCAGGATATAACCTTACCGAAAACACTGCCATCAATAAATTAA
- a CDS encoding hydrolase, whose product MATLSLGRTVFGNPADKGRNITREEANEILNAWVKNDRLKLHMQQVAFLMKMWAAERENLDEAEQWAWETAGLLHDADWDQWPDEHCRRIIEELEHRKTDPAIIHAIASHGPKYFGVEPETKMDKMLYAFDELSGLIHAYSLMRPNGYEAMELKGVKKRLKEKSFAANVSREDITDAAVRAGISLDDLIAFIIVHQPSVK is encoded by the coding sequence ATGGCTACACTTTCGCTGGGAAGAACAGTTTTCGGAAATCCTGCAGATAAAGGGCGCAACATTACGCGCGAAGAGGCGAATGAAATACTGAATGCATGGGTAAAAAATGACCGGCTTAAGCTGCACATGCAGCAGGTGGCATTCTTGATGAAGATGTGGGCCGCTGAGCGTGAAAACCTGGATGAAGCGGAACAATGGGCATGGGAAACGGCCGGCTTGCTGCACGATGCTGACTGGGACCAATGGCCTGATGAGCACTGCCGCCGCATTATTGAAGAGCTGGAACACAGGAAGACAGATCCTGCAATCATTCATGCCATCGCTTCGCACGGCCCGAAATATTTTGGGGTGGAGCCGGAAACGAAAATGGATAAGATGCTGTATGCGTTTGATGAATTATCAGGACTTATACATGCCTATTCGCTGATGCGCCCCAACGGATATGAAGCCATGGAACTGAAAGGTGTTAAGAAGCGATTGAAGGAAAAAAGTTTTGCCGCCAATGTATCGCGGGAAGACATTACAGATGCGGCCGTGCGTGCAGGCATAAGCCTGGATGATTTGATTGCATTTATTATCGTGCATCAGCCGTCAGTAAAGTAA
- a CDS encoding T9SS type A sorting domain-containing protein — translation MKKILCTIALFLFPGLSFSQPGFSFPHTDAIWGQFNGVYYGTPFGIDYYTGASFSYAANGDSLLNGFTYIKLYSADATGSINNLPPRLIREEGDKVYYYLADMESDTLLYDFSLQPGQTAQVYSDYPVNMLSVDSVGEIMIASQIRKCIYFSEPSGYSVFAQANYFEDNHTPVTWIEGIGSNDGLFSPGGGWNIVDGIGFLTCFKEHDTLKYGIDCNLVYTGITSREKNNSFAVYPNPATERIFIEWNIASSIETELTLYSSAGEKVLSRHISANGSMQHILDLSAFPNGLYLLQVTSADSILCAKLQLAR, via the coding sequence ATGAAAAAAATCCTGTGCACCATCGCATTGTTTTTATTTCCCGGCTTATCCTTTTCGCAGCCAGGCTTCTCATTTCCGCATACCGATGCCATCTGGGGACAGTTTAACGGAGTATATTATGGCACCCCTTTTGGCATCGATTATTACACAGGTGCAAGCTTCTCCTATGCTGCAAACGGCGATTCGCTGCTGAATGGTTTTACCTACATTAAGCTGTACAGCGCCGATGCCACTGGCAGCATCAATAATCTACCGCCAAGATTGATCCGTGAAGAAGGTGATAAGGTTTATTACTACCTCGCGGATATGGAAAGCGATACGTTGTTATATGATTTCTCACTTCAGCCCGGACAGACTGCACAGGTTTATTCCGACTACCCTGTCAATATGCTTTCGGTGGACAGTGTTGGGGAAATAATGATAGCCAGTCAGATCAGAAAGTGTATTTATTTCAGCGAACCTTCAGGTTATAGCGTGTTTGCCCAGGCAAACTACTTTGAAGATAACCATACTCCTGTAACCTGGATTGAAGGTATCGGGAGCAACGATGGCTTATTTTCACCCGGCGGTGGATGGAACATTGTGGATGGTATTGGTTTTCTCACCTGTTTTAAAGAACATGACACGCTGAAATATGGCATCGATTGCAACCTCGTATATACCGGCATCACGTCTCGGGAAAAAAACAATTCGTTTGCCGTTTATCCGAATCCTGCCACTGAGCGAATTTTCATAGAATGGAATATTGCTTCATCCATAGAAACAGAGCTGACGTTGTATTCTTCGGCAGGGGAGAAAGTACTGAGCCGGCATATCAGTGCAAACGGCAGCATGCAGCACATACTTGATCTGAGCGCATTTCCGAATGGACTTTACCTGCTACAGGTTACATCAGCCGATTCAATTTTATGTGCGAAACTTCAATTGGCCAGATAA
- the glgP gene encoding alpha-glucan family phosphorylase: protein MNLFETKYKHPYTYNKKYSKRVAYFSMEFAVDQALKIYSGGLGFLSGSHMKSAYELQQNMIGIGILWKYGYYDQIRKQDQSMDALFLEKNYSFLEDTGIRFTIEINSHPVWVTAKYLAPHYFNTVPMFFLTTDIPENDYLAQSISHHLYDPDTAAKIAQFILLGIGGAKLLDYLSFNAEVVHLNEAHGFSSAFYLYQKYKSLDEVKKRLVFTTHTPEEAGNEKHDIYLLHKLGYFCGLSLEEARTLSKTTGDVFDHSLCALRFARLANGVSQLHGKVSRGMWSKYEGVCPIIAITNSQNSHYWVDATMYDFMSKHRYKYLVNRKKYLKSKLFETVADQTGKIFDQDILTIVWARRFAGYKRPDLITQDIDRFDKLMTRTDQPVQIIWAGKPYPTDYGAISTFNSLVHLSKKYKNMAVLVGYELRLSRELKAGADIWLNTPRVPREASGTSGMTAAMNGAINFSTDDGWIPEYATKENSFIIPWADQQAAVHIQDMQDMEHLYEILEHRIIPMYYKKPSAWIKMMKESMHSVFPMFESNRMADEYYDELYNG from the coding sequence ATGAATCTCTTTGAAACAAAATACAAGCATCCATATACCTACAACAAAAAATACAGCAAGCGTGTGGCCTACTTCAGTATGGAGTTCGCCGTTGACCAGGCCCTGAAAATCTACTCGGGCGGTTTGGGTTTTCTTTCCGGATCACACATGAAAAGTGCTTATGAGCTGCAGCAAAACATGATTGGCATCGGCATTCTCTGGAAGTACGGTTACTACGATCAGATCCGCAAACAGGATCAGTCGATGGATGCGCTCTTTCTGGAAAAGAACTACTCCTTTCTTGAAGATACCGGCATACGCTTCACGATAGAAATCAACAGTCACCCGGTTTGGGTAACCGCCAAATATCTTGCGCCACATTATTTTAATACGGTGCCAATGTTTTTCCTGACCACGGATATACCGGAGAATGATTACCTGGCGCAATCCATCAGTCATCACTTGTATGATCCGGACACTGCAGCTAAAATAGCGCAGTTCATCCTGTTGGGTATTGGCGGTGCCAAGCTGCTCGATTACCTGAGCTTTAATGCTGAAGTGGTGCATCTCAATGAAGCACATGGGTTTTCTTCCGCTTTCTACCTCTACCAGAAATACAAGAGTCTCGATGAAGTTAAAAAGCGCCTCGTGTTTACCACGCATACGCCGGAAGAAGCGGGCAATGAGAAGCATGATATCTATCTCCTTCATAAGCTGGGATATTTCTGCGGCTTGTCACTGGAAGAAGCGCGGACCCTTTCGAAAACAACAGGAGACGTTTTCGATCATTCTCTATGCGCGCTGCGTTTTGCGCGGCTTGCCAATGGTGTTTCACAGCTGCACGGAAAAGTATCCCGCGGCATGTGGTCGAAGTATGAAGGTGTTTGCCCCATCATAGCCATCACCAATTCGCAGAACAGCCACTATTGGGTGGACGCAACGATGTATGATTTCATGAGCAAGCACCGTTACAAATACCTCGTGAACCGGAAGAAATATCTGAAGTCGAAGTTGTTTGAAACCGTAGCGGATCAGACGGGAAAAATATTCGATCAGGATATACTGACCATTGTATGGGCAAGACGATTTGCGGGCTATAAGCGGCCCGATCTCATCACGCAGGACATTGACAGGTTTGATAAGCTGATGACACGCACCGATCAGCCTGTACAGATTATCTGGGCGGGCAAACCTTATCCTACCGATTACGGAGCCATCTCCACGTTCAACAGCCTCGTGCATCTTTCTAAAAAATATAAAAACATGGCTGTGCTGGTCGGGTATGAGCTGCGGTTATCGCGCGAGCTGAAAGCAGGTGCCGACATCTGGCTGAATACACCGCGTGTTCCGCGTGAGGCGTCGGGAACTTCCGGCATGACGGCGGCCATGAACGGCGCCATCAACTTCTCAACAGATGACGGATGGATACCGGAATATGCTACCAAGGAAAATTCATTCATCATTCCATGGGCTGATCAGCAGGCTGCGGTGCACATACAGGATATGCAGGACATGGAACATCTGTACGAAATACTCGAACACCGTATCATACCGATGTACTACAAAAAGCCTTCGGCATGGATCAAGATGATGAAGGAAAGTATGCACAGCGTGTTTCCCATGTTTGAATCCAACAGGATGGCCGATGAATACTACGATGAATTGTATAACGGGTAG
- a CDS encoding methylmalonyl-CoA mutase family protein, with product MTKPDIYKPKNKIRVVTAASLFDGHDAAINIMRRIIQSSGAEVIHLGHDRSVQEVVDCAIQEDAQAIAMTSYQGGHMEYFKYMFDLLQEKGCSHIKIFGGGGGVILPAEIEELQQYGIARIYSPDDGRAMGLQGMINDMLQQCDFPTGMHLNGEVKELKNRNPHAIATLISGAENFPEQSKPLLDEVHQLSKHVKTPVLGITGTGGAGKSSLVDELVRRFLIDFKEKTIAIISVDPSKRKTGGALLGDRIRMNSIRNERVFMRSLATRQSNLALSKYVKEAIDIVKAAQFDLIILETSGIGQSDTEIIEHSNLSLYVMTPEYGAASQLEKIDMLDFADIIALNKFDKRGALDALRDVKKQYKRNHQLWEVDDDDIPVFGTIASQFNDPGMNRLYKSVMDKIAEKTGAALQPHLDITKEMSEKIYIIPPARTRYLSEISENNRKYDQWVTQQSAVAQQLFALHTSRNILESASENAGEKTTAIAHLNAHYSNLELLLDGQNRKLLEGWETKCKNYRDEFYVYKVRGKDIKVKTHTESLSHTQISKVATPKFEAWGEILKWALKENFPGEFPYTAGIYPFKREGEDPTRMFAGEGGPERTNKRFHYVSLGLPAKRLSTAFDSVTLYGQDPEYRPDIYGKIGNSGVSICCLDDAKKLYSGFNLADPKTSVSMTINGPAAIITGFFMNAAIDQQCELYIKEHGLTEMVNEKIAEIYKRKGTKRPAYQGALPEGNNGLGLLLLGVTGDQVLEADVYKKIKENTLHQVRGTVQADILKEDQAQNTCIFSTEFSLRLMGDVQDYFIKHKVRNFYSVSISGYHIAEAGANPITQLAFTLANGFTYVEYYLSRGMHIDDFAPNLSFFFSNGIDPEYAVIGRVARRIWAKAMKLKYGANERSQMLKYHIQTSGRSLHAQEIDFNDIRTTLQALYAIYDNCNSLHTNAYDEAITTPTEGSVRRAMAIQLIINRELGLAKNENPMQGSFITEELTDLVEEAVLTEFDRITERGGVLGAMETMYQRGKIQEESMYYETLKHNGEYPIIGVNTFLSSKGSPTIVPSEVIRATTEEKEYQISMLAELHRTHSDIAAELLSKLQSTAIQNKNMFESLMEVTKYCSLGQITNALFEVGGQYRRNM from the coding sequence ATGACAAAACCCGACATCTATAAACCCAAAAATAAAATACGCGTGGTAACTGCCGCTTCGCTGTTCGATGGCCATGATGCGGCTATCAACATCATGCGGCGCATCATTCAGTCAAGCGGCGCCGAAGTGATTCACCTCGGCCACGACCGCAGCGTGCAGGAAGTGGTGGACTGCGCCATACAGGAAGATGCACAGGCCATTGCCATGACGAGTTACCAGGGCGGCCATATGGAATACTTCAAGTACATGTTTGACCTGCTGCAGGAAAAAGGTTGTTCACACATCAAGATATTCGGCGGCGGCGGCGGCGTCATCCTTCCGGCTGAAATTGAAGAACTGCAGCAATACGGCATCGCGCGCATCTATTCACCCGACGACGGCCGCGCCATGGGCCTGCAGGGGATGATTAACGACATGCTGCAGCAATGCGACTTTCCCACAGGCATGCATTTGAACGGAGAAGTGAAGGAACTGAAGAACCGGAATCCGCATGCCATCGCCACACTGATTTCCGGCGCGGAAAATTTTCCGGAACAATCAAAGCCACTGCTGGATGAAGTGCATCAATTATCAAAACATGTGAAAACACCGGTGCTGGGTATCACCGGAACCGGTGGCGCCGGAAAATCTTCTTTGGTGGATGAACTGGTGAGAAGATTCCTCATCGACTTCAAAGAAAAAACGATCGCTATCATTTCCGTGGATCCTTCTAAACGTAAAACAGGCGGCGCACTGCTGGGTGACCGCATCCGGATGAATTCCATCCGCAACGAAAGAGTGTTCATGCGTTCGCTCGCTACACGACAGTCCAATCTTGCGCTGAGCAAGTACGTGAAGGAAGCCATCGACATTGTGAAGGCCGCGCAATTTGATCTCATCATTCTCGAAACTTCCGGCATTGGCCAGAGCGACACCGAAATCATCGAACACAGCAACCTGAGTTTGTATGTGATGACACCGGAATACGGTGCAGCTTCACAGCTTGAGAAAATTGACATGCTCGATTTCGCCGACATCATCGCCCTCAACAAGTTTGACAAACGCGGCGCACTCGATGCATTGCGTGATGTGAAGAAACAATACAAACGCAATCACCAGCTATGGGAAGTGGACGACGATGACATTCCCGTTTTCGGCACTATAGCTTCTCAGTTCAATGATCCGGGCATGAACCGGCTGTACAAATCGGTGATGGATAAAATTGCGGAAAAAACAGGCGCAGCACTGCAACCTCATCTCGATATCACGAAGGAGATGAGTGAAAAAATTTACATCATTCCGCCTGCACGCACACGGTACCTGAGTGAGATATCAGAGAACAACAGGAAATATGATCAGTGGGTGACGCAACAAAGCGCCGTGGCGCAGCAACTTTTTGCATTGCACACCTCAAGAAATATTCTCGAAAGCGCATCAGAAAACGCCGGCGAAAAAACAACAGCCATTGCGCACTTGAATGCACACTATTCCAATCTCGAATTATTATTAGACGGCCAAAACAGGAAACTGCTGGAAGGCTGGGAAACAAAATGTAAAAACTACCGTGATGAATTTTATGTCTATAAAGTGCGCGGCAAAGACATCAAGGTAAAAACACACACCGAATCTCTTTCGCACACGCAAATTTCAAAAGTGGCGACGCCGAAATTTGAAGCCTGGGGAGAAATTCTGAAATGGGCTTTGAAAGAAAACTTCCCCGGGGAATTTCCATATACCGCCGGCATCTATCCTTTCAAACGCGAAGGCGAAGATCCGACTCGCATGTTTGCCGGTGAAGGCGGGCCGGAGCGCACCAACAAACGATTCCATTATGTTTCATTAGGCCTTCCCGCCAAAAGATTGTCCACGGCATTTGATTCGGTTACGCTCTACGGACAGGATCCTGAATACCGCCCGGATATCTATGGCAAAATCGGCAACAGCGGCGTTTCCATCTGCTGCCTCGATGATGCGAAGAAATTATACAGCGGTTTCAACCTTGCTGATCCCAAGACATCCGTGTCGATGACCATCAATGGCCCTGCTGCCATCATCACCGGCTTTTTTATGAACGCTGCCATCGATCAGCAATGTGAGTTGTACATTAAAGAACATGGGCTGACGGAAATGGTGAATGAAAAGATCGCGGAGATTTATAAACGGAAAGGAACAAAGCGTCCGGCTTACCAGGGCGCGTTGCCGGAAGGAAATAATGGCCTGGGACTGCTGCTGCTGGGTGTTACCGGCGACCAGGTATTGGAAGCAGACGTTTACAAAAAGATAAAGGAAAACACCCTCCACCAGGTTCGCGGAACGGTGCAGGCCGACATCCTGAAAGAAGACCAGGCACAGAACACCTGCATCTTCTCCACGGAGTTTTCATTGCGGCTGATGGGAGATGTGCAGGATTATTTCATCAAACATAAGGTGCGTAATTTCTACAGTGTTTCCATTTCAGGTTATCATATCGCAGAAGCGGGCGCTAATCCCATCACGCAACTGGCCTTTACGCTGGCCAACGGATTTACGTACGTGGAATATTATTTAAGTCGTGGTATGCACATCGACGACTTCGCACCTAACCTCTCCTTCTTCTTTTCCAATGGCATTGATCCTGAATATGCAGTAATTGGCAGAGTAGCCAGAAGAATATGGGCCAAAGCCATGAAGCTGAAGTATGGTGCGAATGAACGATCACAGATGCTGAAGTACCACATTCAAACCAGCGGCCGTTCATTGCATGCACAGGAAATTGATTTCAATGATATCCGCACCACGCTGCAGGCACTGTATGCTATTTATGACAATTGCAATTCGCTGCACACCAATGCTTATGATGAAGCGATTACCACGCCCACGGAAGGAAGCGTTCGCAGAGCCATGGCCATTCAGTTAATCATCAACCGTGAATTAGGATTAGCGAAAAATGAAAATCCGATGCAGGGATCTTTTATCACGGAAGAACTTACGGATCTTGTGGAAGAGGCAGTGCTTACCGAATTCGATCGTATCACGGAACGTGGTGGCGTGTTAGGCGCCATGGAAACCATGTATCAGCGCGGAAAAATTCAGGAAGAAAGCATGTACTATGAAACATTAAAACACAATGGCGAATATCCGATCATTGGGGTGAATACCTTCTTAAGCTCAAAAGGATCGCCAACCATTGTGCCTTCAGAAGTGATACGTGCCACCACGGAAGAAAAAGAATACCAGATCAGCATGCTGGCTGAACTGCACAGAACGCATAGCGATATTGCCGCTGAGTTGCTTTCAAAGTTGCAGTCCACCGCCATTCAGAATAAGAACATGTTTGAATCGCTGATGGAAGTAACCAAATACTGTTCGCTGGGACAGATTACGAATGCATTGTTTGAGGTGGGCGGGCAGTACCGGAGAAATATGTAA
- a CDS encoding DUF1211 domain-containing protein: protein MQSNDLHEINKLKLHRLIFFSDAVLAIIITLLVIELHLPDLADSSSATEMFEKLLYMVPNFGAFLICFLTITQAWVGLNTLFSAVVKYDNTLGLLNAFSLLPICLLPFVASLIGNYFDNPASFIFLSGVSFASSIAQSFVNRHLFKNKMLSPLVDHKYFEKLMKTAIVFPIVSLLIGLTAYLSTLLSFSLFMLAILYSMWILHKMKLTSD, encoded by the coding sequence ATGCAATCCAACGACCTTCACGAAATCAATAAGCTCAAACTTCATCGATTAATATTTTTTTCAGACGCAGTATTGGCTATCATAATCACACTCTTGGTTATTGAACTTCACCTTCCGGATTTGGCTGACAGTAGTTCGGCTACAGAAATGTTTGAAAAGCTGCTGTACATGGTTCCAAATTTCGGCGCATTCCTTATTTGCTTTTTGACAATAACACAAGCCTGGGTGGGGTTAAATACGCTTTTTAGTGCGGTTGTTAAGTATGACAATACACTTGGACTGCTCAATGCATTCTCACTTCTTCCGATTTGTTTACTGCCTTTTGTCGCATCTTTAATAGGCAACTATTTTGACAACCCGGCGTCCTTTATTTTTTTGAGCGGCGTCTCATTTGCGAGTTCCATAGCACAATCCTTTGTCAACCGACATCTTTTCAAAAACAAAATGCTTTCACCATTAGTTGACCACAAGTATTTTGAAAAATTAATGAAAACAGCTATTGTATTTCCTATTGTTTCATTATTAATCGGACTGACCGCATATCTTAGCACACTGTTATCTTTCTCTTTATTCATGTTGGCAATTTTATATTCTATGTGGATCTTGCATAAAATGAAGCTCACAAGCGACTAA
- a CDS encoding guanylate cyclase, with translation MFTDMVGYTALMQTDEKQARANHLRHKKVFDESVAAYNGRVLMYYGDGTLSIFSSALDGVHCAIRIQQQLLQSPKVDLRIGIHTGDVTLEEDGVYGDGVNIASRIETLAVPGGIFISEKVLDDIRNQKDILATEVGYFELKNVLEPIHVFAIANEGLVIPTRNDIKGKTKQPVNSLAVLPFINLSGDAENEYFSDGITEELLNALTAVEGLRVTSRTSSFAMKGRQLDIRDIAAKLNVDKLLEGSVRKAGNRVRITAQLVNAVDGFHIWSETYDRDLTDIFQVQDDISKIIANKLRAKLSLSHKEESLVKISTQNLDAYALFLKGKSFNNKETPTEMFKAIECYKQAIALEPGFALAYATLAGAYAMLGSVGVIPGKEAHQLILNASNRALELDASLAQGHVGRGIAQLFFEWNWKEAYQSLMTAIALNPGAMESYWVLGYYYLVMDEPSQAVTAFEKAWQQDPLSMSVARSLGIAYFYEHRYDDVIRLSNMQLDVIPGNWYALSIKGFSIGLKGNWEEALEIQKQSLEMSGGSALAISYLAYCYGKLNRKEEAMEVVKQLEDFHLQHPELAKYQDLCLAWYGIGNFEKAFEYLFKSIEQQEEMISYMINSPVYAALRNDPRYALSKKKMNL, from the coding sequence ATGTTCACCGATATGGTGGGTTACACTGCTTTGATGCAAACGGATGAGAAACAAGCGCGGGCAAATCATTTGCGTCATAAAAAAGTTTTCGATGAAAGCGTGGCTGCATACAATGGAAGAGTACTGATGTATTACGGTGACGGAACACTGAGCATTTTTTCTTCCGCGCTCGACGGTGTCCATTGCGCCATTCGCATTCAGCAACAATTATTGCAATCCCCAAAAGTTGATTTGCGCATTGGTATTCATACCGGAGATGTAACACTTGAAGAAGATGGTGTATATGGTGATGGCGTGAACATCGCATCAAGGATTGAAACGCTGGCAGTGCCCGGCGGAATTTTTATTTCAGAAAAAGTTCTTGATGATATCCGGAATCAGAAAGACATCCTGGCCACCGAGGTCGGCTACTTTGAATTAAAAAATGTACTCGAACCCATTCATGTATTTGCCATCGCCAATGAAGGACTAGTGATTCCCACTCGCAATGATATAAAAGGCAAAACCAAACAACCTGTCAATTCCCTCGCTGTGTTGCCGTTCATCAACCTCAGCGGCGATGCTGAAAATGAATATTTCAGTGATGGCATTACAGAAGAACTGCTGAATGCACTTACTGCGGTGGAAGGACTTCGTGTAACCTCCCGCACGTCTTCATTTGCCATGAAAGGCAGGCAACTCGACATCCGCGACATCGCGGCAAAGCTGAACGTGGATAAACTGCTTGAAGGCAGTGTGCGTAAAGCTGGCAACCGTGTACGCATCACGGCGCAGTTGGTAAATGCGGTTGATGGCTTTCACATCTGGAGTGAAACCTATGACCGCGACCTTACTGATATTTTCCAGGTGCAGGATGATATCAGTAAAATCATTGCGAATAAATTAAGAGCAAAACTTTCATTGTCGCACAAAGAGGAATCGCTGGTGAAAATCTCTACCCAAAATCTCGACGCATATGCACTGTTCCTGAAAGGAAAATCTTTCAACAACAAAGAAACGCCTACTGAAATGTTTAAGGCGATTGAATGCTACAAGCAGGCGATCGCTCTTGAACCCGGTTTCGCCTTGGCCTACGCCACACTTGCAGGAGCCTATGCCATGCTCGGAAGTGTTGGTGTGATTCCGGGAAAAGAAGCGCATCAACTCATCTTGAATGCGAGCAACCGTGCATTGGAGCTCGATGCCTCACTTGCACAGGGCCACGTAGGACGCGGTATCGCGCAATTGTTTTTTGAATGGAATTGGAAGGAAGCCTATCAATCATTAATGACAGCAATAGCATTGAATCCGGGAGCAATGGAAAGTTATTGGGTGCTTGGCTATTATTACCTGGTGATGGATGAGCCTTCTCAGGCAGTAACCGCTTTTGAAAAAGCGTGGCAACAGGATCCTCTTTCCATGTCCGTAGCGCGTTCACTTGGCATCGCTTATTTTTATGAGCACCGCTATGATGATGTCATCCGTCTTTCCAACATGCAATTGGATGTGATTCCCGGCAACTGGTATGCCTTGTCCATCAAAGGTTTTTCTATTGGCCTTAAAGGTAACTGGGAGGAAGCATTGGAAATTCAGAAGCAGTCGCTTGAAATGTCTGGTGGTTCAGCATTGGCGATTTCATATCTTGCTTACTGTTATGGAAAACTTAACAGGAAGGAAGAAGCCATGGAAGTGGTAAAGCAACTGGAAGATTTTCACTTGCAACATCCTGAACTGGCAAAATACCAGGATCTCTGTCTCGCATGGTATGGTATCGGCAACTTTGAAAAAGCGTTCGAATACCTTTTCAAATCAATTGAACAACAGGAAGAGATGATCAGCTATATGATCAATTCGCCGGTGTATGCAGCATTGAGAAATGATCCGCGCTATGCATTGTCAAAAAAGAAAATGAATCTTTGA